In the Brevundimonas sp. MF30-B genome, GTCGGCGGGACGATCGTCTCGATAGGTGTATGCCATGGGATGCGGGATAATCCTCTTTGCCGCCTTGCGCCACGGGCGGAACGCGCGCGCAGCCCGCCGTCCGAGGTCAGCAACCGAAAATGGGCCTGTCGATTCCGCCGGATGACCGCTATTGGCGACATCATCAACCCGACAGGAGTCCGCCTTGCCGTCGCTCAGAGTCATGCGTAAGCGCGCCGTCAGACCGTTCAGGCGCTGTCGTGAGGCCGTGCGCCATCGCTGGCATCGCGTGAAGGAGGCCGTTCGGCACGCGACGGACGGCTCGCGCTACCACTATCTGGGCCCGGAGCTCGCCCTGACGAGGCTGCGGCACGGCTACTTCCTCTACGTCGATCCGCTGGACGAGACGGTCAGCCATAATCTGATTGGACATGGTCACTGGGAGGAGCCGGTCCACCGCGTCGTGAGAGGCCTGATACGGCCGGGCGACATCACGGTCGAGGTGGGGGCGAACCTGGGCTACTACACCATCCAGATGGCGAGGAGCGTGGGCCCCGAGGGGCGGGTGGTCAGTTTCGAGGCCAACCCGCGAATGGCGTCCTATCTGAAACGGTCCGTGATCTTCAATGGCGTGTCGGATCGGATCGAAGTGATCGAAAAGGCGGCCTCGGACACGACCGGGCGTCTGTCCTTCATGCTGTCGCGCAGGTTTTCCGGGAGCGGCCACCTGCTCGTCACCGAGAGCGGGATCGCTGAGGATCAATCCATCATCGAAGTCGACGCCATCCGCGTTGACGATCTTGGGTTAGACCGAATCGACTTCCTGCGAATGGACGCAGAGGGGTCCGAGCCTCTGATCCTGAAGGGAGCCGAGAAGGCGCTGAGCAATCCCGAGATCACGATCTGCATGGAGTGGAGCCCGATCCAGATCCGATCACGAGCCTCGGTGCCCGAACTGGTGGACTGGCTGGCCGCCCAAGGGTTCAAGTTCTGGCGAATCGAGCCCGACAGCAGCCTGATGCCGCTGGCCGTTGCGCAACTGCCGTCGCTGGACCATTGCGACATCATCCTGTCCCGGCAGACGCCGCGACCCAACAACAGGCGCGTGCGCGTTCAAGAGGCGGAGTCGTCCGCGCCGCGCTGAACCCTTTGCGAGTGAAGAGAAAACCCACACTGTGGCCGGTGGCGTTCGCCTGCGCGTCTGCTAGATCGAGTTGGTGATGAGCGAAATATTTCGCACCGCCAGCGTCTGCGTCCGGGCTCGGCCGGCCGAGGACCGAGCGCGATGGGTCGTGACGTTCGATAACTTCGGCCTGGGCCCGGGTTTTGAGCGCCGGGGTTTCGGAGAGCGCTTTCTCGCTGAAAGCGGGGTCTCGGCGATTCACGTCATGGGCGCCGGCGACGATTGGTACCAGTACCCCGAGATGATCGAGGCCATGGCTGCGGTTCGCTGCGCAACCGCGGACGCGAAGACCGTGATGACCTACGGGTCGAGCATGGGCGGCTACGCCGCCCTGCGGTTCGCCGACGCGGCTCGAGCCACCGCAGCCCTGGCCCTGTCGCCGCAACACAACATCGACCCCTCGCGTCCGCCGTATGAAGACCGATGGATCCAGTCGGCCCAGAATATTCGGTGGCTGCCGGATCTGGCCGGTCCCCTGACTTGGAGGGCGCAGGCCAGGCCGGTCGTCGTCTACGACCAACGGTCGCCCGACGCCGCGCAGGCCGCCGCTATCGCCAGCGAGATCGACCTGACCCCGATCGGCCTGCCGTATGCGGGCCATCCGATCAGCAGCCATCTTGCGGAAATAGGACTGCTGAAGCCGCTGTTTTTCGCGGTGCTTGAGGGCCGCCTGGACGCGCACAAGTTCCGGGCGGAGGCCAGGTCCCGTCGCAACACGCCGGTCTATCTCACCGAAATATCTCAGGCTTTGGCCGATCGGAGGCCGGAAACCGCGCTCGCCTTGGCGCGCAGAGGGGTTGAATGCGCGCCGACCAATACGCGCGTCCTGTCCAACCTGGGTCAACTTCTGCTTCGTGTCGGCCGCGTCGAAGAGGGGCTGGCGACCTTGGCGCGGTCGGTAGAGGTTTGGCGGACAGACACCACCTTGACCGCCTATGCGAACGCCCTGGCCGATCACGGGCGGCTCGCCGACGCCCGGCGTCTGGCGGCCGAAGTGGTCGACCTGCTGCCGCACCTGGCCTACCTTCGACTTTGGCAGGCCATGCTGGCTTATCGAGCTCAGGACTTCTCGGCGGCTCTGGCGGCCAGTTCGGAGGCCTTGAGACTGGACCCGACCGATCCCCACGCCCAAGCCTTGGCGGCAGACTGCCGGGCCCGACTGGACGGCGTCGATCAGCCGGCGCCGTCCGTGCGCGCCCGCCGTCTGCGTGATCTTTTCAGGAGAGACATGCACCGATGGTAGGCCCGGAGGGACTCGAACCCCCAACCAGACCGTTATGAGCGGTCGGCTCTAACCATTGAGCTACGGGCCCCCGTCGGAGCGGATGCACGGCCTAGCAGGACGCGGCGCGCCCGCAAAGGGCCTTGGACCTTTCGCCGATGTCACGAGGATGAACGGAACCTGCACCGTAGGGTGACGCGTTCGTTCAGGCGCGCCGCCGCATAGACGGCGTGTCGCGACGATGTCGCGTCCGAACCTTTCAGGAGCTATCCATGACCCGCACCCTCGTCGCCCTGTCGCTGGGAGGCCTGATGATGGCCGCCGCGGCCCCCGCCCTGGCGCAGAGCCAGCCGGGCGGCGGTGCCCCCCTGACGATCCAGGCGGTGACCGACCGACCGTCGCTGAATCTGTCGGCCTATGGCGAGGTCAAGGTGCAGCCGGACATGGCCTCGATCACCTCTGGCGTGGTCACCGAGGCCCCCACGGCGGCCGAAGCTATGCGTCTGAACGCCGAGCGCATGAGCCAGGTGATGACGGCCCTGCGCCGCGCCGGCCTCAATGAGCGGGACGTCCAGACCGCCGGTCTGAACCTGTCGGCCCAGTACGACTATCAGCAGAACGAGCCGCCGCGCCTGCGCGGTTACCAGGCCTCGAACCGGGTGACGGTCAACATCTACGACCTGACCAGGGTCGGTTCGACCGCTGACGCTGTGGTTGCGGCCGGCGTCAATCAGATCGACGGCGTGTCCTTCGGCCTGCGTGATCCCAAGGCGGCCGAGAACCAGGCTCGCCAGCTAGCCGTGCGCGCCCTGCAGGAAAAGGCGGCGCTTTACGCCCAGGCTCTGGGTCAACCGCTGGGCCAGATCCGCTCTCTGAGCGAAGGCGGCGGTTATACGCCGCGTCCGCCGATGCCGATGTACGCCGCACGCGCCGTGTCCATGGACGCGGGCGGGGCCGAGACCTCGGTGTCGGGTGGCGAGCTGAGCGTTCGCATCGACATCACCGGCGTCTACGACATCGGCCGCTGACCCCTTGACCGCCGCCGGGTTCGCTCGGCGGCGGCGTCTGGTTAAGGCGGCGGTGACCTTACCGCGAAACCCCGTCTTCACCCCGGAGCCCCATAACCGTCCCGATACGAGCCGGTCCCGAAGCAACGAGGACAGCCGTAATGGTGATGTGTTCAAGGGTAGCCTCATGGCCAAGACCGTCCTGGTCGTCGACGACGATCCGACCCAGCGCCGCCTGATCCAGGCGGTGCTCGAGCGTGAAGGCTATCAGGTCGTCCACGCCCAGGACGGCGGCGAGGCGCTGGAGCGCATGTCGCGCGGCGGCGGGGCCGACGTGATCCTGCTGGACATGATCATGCCGGGCCTCAGCGGCATGGAAGTGCTGGCCGAGCTACGCGCCCTGGGCAATCCGACGCCGGTGATCGTGCTTACCGCCAATGCGGGCGTGGACGCGGTGGTGAAAGCCATGCAGGCCGGGGCGCAGGACTTCTTCGTCAAGCCGGTCTCGGCCGAGCGGCTGCTGGTCGGGGTGGCCAATGCGCTGCAGCTGACGCGCCTGACCGCCGAGGTGGGGCGCCTGACCAAACGCGCGCAGGGCAAGACCTCCTTCGACGATCTGGTGGGCGAAAGCCTGCCGATGCAGCTGGTCAAACAGCTGGGACGCCGCGCCGCCGCCTCCAACATTCCCGTCCTGATCCTGGGC is a window encoding:
- a CDS encoding SIMPL domain-containing protein; translated protein: MTRTLVALSLGGLMMAAAAPALAQSQPGGGAPLTIQAVTDRPSLNLSAYGEVKVQPDMASITSGVVTEAPTAAEAMRLNAERMSQVMTALRRAGLNERDVQTAGLNLSAQYDYQQNEPPRLRGYQASNRVTVNIYDLTRVGSTADAVVAAGVNQIDGVSFGLRDPKAAENQARQLAVRALQEKAALYAQALGQPLGQIRSLSEGGGYTPRPPMPMYAARAVSMDAGGAETSVSGGELSVRIDITGVYDIGR
- a CDS encoding FkbM family methyltransferase — its product is MRHRWHRVKEAVRHATDGSRYHYLGPELALTRLRHGYFLYVDPLDETVSHNLIGHGHWEEPVHRVVRGLIRPGDITVEVGANLGYYTIQMARSVGPEGRVVSFEANPRMASYLKRSVIFNGVSDRIEVIEKAASDTTGRLSFMLSRRFSGSGHLLVTESGIAEDQSIIEVDAIRVDDLGLDRIDFLRMDAEGSEPLILKGAEKALSNPEITICMEWSPIQIRSRASVPELVDWLAAQGFKFWRIEPDSSLMPLAVAQLPSLDHCDIILSRQTPRPNNRRVRVQEAESSAPR